The following coding sequences lie in one Zingiber officinale cultivar Zhangliang chromosome 2B, Zo_v1.1, whole genome shotgun sequence genomic window:
- the LOC122045128 gene encoding pentatricopeptide repeat-containing protein At1g26460, mitochondrial-like: MTATVLRRSRGLLPKSLSQAAAPVLRAISTFPFLFQVPKPQEAPAPPDAAPMPPNPSTGSPLYQENWRIQNSSAGGGFLLGGQALVPVGSSSRIMVYSQTLDLSGLMDMFAEWMTSQSWSDIKQLFEFWIRSLDASGKPNKPDVHLFNHYLRANLMMGASAGELLDLVAQMQDYQIAPNTASYNLVLKAMFQARENEASEKLIDRMLHTGTMPDDESYNLVIGLLILTNQIDSAMKYMDLNIKSGYMISPSVFMDCVRSCVNSGKLDTLASIIERCKTTDQNKALCPSWYLCNYIADVALQADHSKLAYFSLEFLARWIARGEIARPPVLLSAEEGLAISAFATAGRTFNSTLLDAAWSILRRSLRQKRAPSPEAYIAKIYAHASLEQLQRAFATLNEFESAHGKSEDIDQELFSPFASLYPLVVACCKNGFSTLDSVYVQLENLSEADPPFKSVAALNCVILGCANIWDLDRAYETFEAISNKMGLTPNIHSYNALMSAFGKLKKTDEACKIFKHLVSLDVIPNAMTYSLLVDAHLVNRDPKAALSVIDEMIKAGFTPSKESLKKLRRRCSREIDFDSDEKVQSLAQMFNYRLGPETRREILYNIKYSTDYL; encoded by the exons ATGACGGCTACCGTCCTCCGCCGCTCCCGCGGCCTCCTCCCCAAGTCGCTCTCGCAGGCCGCCGCCCCCGTCCTCCGCGCCATCTCCACCTTCCCCTTCCTCTTCCAGGTGCCCAAGCCGCAGGAGGCGCCGGCTCCCCCCGACGCCGCACCCATGCCCCCCAACCCCTCCACGGGGAGCCCGCTCTACCAGGAGAACTGGCGCATCCAAAACAGCAGCGCCGGGGGTGGTTTCCTCCTCGGTGGTCAGGCGCTCGTACCAGTGGGGTCCTCCTCCCGGATAATGGTTTACTCCCAGACTCTCGATCTCTCCGGCCTGATGGACATGTTCGCCGAATGGATGACGTCGCAAAGCTGGTCCGATATCAAGCAGCTTTTCGAGTTCTGGATCCGTTCGCTGGATGCCAGTGGGAAGCCCAATAAGCCCGACGTCCATCTGTTCAATCACTATCTCAGGGCTAATCTGATGATGGGAGCGTCAGCAGGTGAGCTGTTGGATTTGGTCGCCCAAATGCAGGATTACCAAATTGCGCCCAACACGGCATCGTATAACCTGGTCCTCAAAGCTATGTTTCAAGCGCGGGAGAATGAGGCCTCAGAGAAGTTGATCGACCG GATGTTGCATACAGGCACTATGCCAGATGATGAATCATACAATTTAGTCATTGGCCTTTTGATTTTAACAAATCAGATAGATTCTGCCATGAAGTATATGGATTTAAATATAAAGTCTGGTTACATGATATCACCAAGTGTCTTTATGGATTGTGTTCGGAGTTGTGTTAATTCTGGGAAGCTAGACACCCTAGCATCCATTATCGAGAGATGCAAG ACAACAGACCAAAACAAAGCCTTATGTCCAAGCTGGTACTTGTGTAACTATATTGCAGATGTAGCTTTGCAAGCAGATCATAGCAAATTGGCATATTTCTCCTTGGAGTTTCTGGCTCGATGGATTGCTCGTGGTGAGATTGCTAGACCACCAGTTCTTCTTTCTGCTGAGGAAGGTTTAGCCATCTCAGCATTTGCCACTGCTGGAAGAACATTCAACTCTACACTTTTAGATGCTGCCTGGTCAATTCTGCGACGTTCATTGCGTCAAAAGAGAGCCCCAAGTCCTGAGGCATACATTGCAAAGATATATGCACATGCATCATTGGAGCAGCTACAACGTGCCTTTGCCACCCTCAATGAATTTGAATCTGCGCATGGAAAATCTGAAGACATTGATCAGGAGCTTTTTTCTCCTTTTGCATCTTTGTATCCTTTGGTTGTTGCTTGCTGCAAGAATGGCTTCTCAACTTTGGATTCG GTGTATGTTCAGCTGGAGAATTTGAGTGAAGCAGATCCCCCTTTCAAGTCTGTTGCGGCTCTGAACTGTGTGATCTTGGGTTGTGCAAACATATGGGACCTTGATCGAGCATATGAGACATTTGAAGCCATCAGCAACAAGATGGGATTGACACCTAATATTCATTCTTATAATGCTTTAATGTCTGCTTTTGGAAAGCTCAAAAAG ACTGATGAAGCTTGCAAAATCTTTAAGCACTTGGTGAGCTTGGATGTGATACCAAATGCAATGACGTACTCATTACTTGTCGACGCTCACCTTGTCAATCGGGATCCAAAAGCTGCTCTCTCAGTCATCGATGAGATG ATCAAGGCTGGTTTTACTCCTTCAAAGGAATCGCTAAAGAAGCTCCGAAGACGCTGTTCCCGCGAAATAGATTTTGATAGTGATGAAAAGGTGCAATCCCTTGCCCAAATGTTCAACTATAGGCTGGGACCGGAGACACGCAGAGAGATTCTctataatattaaatacagcactGACTATCTGTAG
- the LOC122045130 gene encoding tetratricopeptide repeat protein 38-like isoform X1: MGGSEEAATRRDRWGYPVRTASGACIDAIDAYYVQVLAYGRDRAVILRAVTHDRSCTLANALAAHFVATKKPQEASRLLHAANASLGNATPYERAVVAAISCLVGDKKDEDLALNRHIELLKEFPKDMLSLKRAQILCFYLGRPVVSLNIVQQVLVHNEGLSYIYGMLSFPLLELGRMTEAEEAARKGLSINSCDFWSQHNLCHVLQNDCRFKEATSFMEACSSSWDSCSSFMYVILDFNSIVVHAFLVLLVIFLIKICLRYTHNWWHVAVCYLEGDSPLNRVLEVYDENIWKGLLRIDAEPVEVYINALGLLLRIYLRGHTHDIVDRLKLLTSALKDQSIWHVEWLLDILALWALACTKETNRAEDLLHSIKSRFSTWSSQKQKSMQAAVQLAEAIYEYGRSNFFKVFDLLGPNFDAINFKMIGASDEQLDVFNEVWYIVLLNSGQVPKAIEALKKQVSKRPGAPFLWRLLEKAYSIEGMPDQFLAAEKAKTLGAAYFR; encoded by the exons atggGCGGTAGTGAGGAGGCGGCGACGCGAAGGGACCGATGGGGGTACCCAGTGAGGACGGCCTCCGGCGCCTGCATCGACGCGATCGACGCCTACTACGTGCAGGTCCTCGCCTACGGCCGCGACCGGGCTGTCATCCTCCGCGCGGTCACCCACGATCGCTCGTGCACCCTAGCTAACGCCCTCGCGGCACACTTCGTGGCGACCAAGAAGCCCCAGGAGGCCTCCCGTCTACTGCATGCCGCCAACGCTTCTTTG GGCAATGCTACACCGTACGAGAGAGCAGTGGTCGCAGCGATCTCATGTTTGGTGGGCGATAAAAAAGACGAGGACTTGGCGCTTAATCGGCACATCGAG ctATTGAAGGAGTTTCCTAAGGATATGTTATCACTCAAGAGAGCACAGATCTTATGTTTCTACTTGGGTCGGCCTGTTGTGTCTCTTAACATAGTTCAACAG GTGCTTGTACACAATGAAGGCCTTAGCTATATCTACGGTATGCTTTCTTTTCCATTGTTGGAGCTTGGGAGAATGACTGAAGCTGAGGAAGCTGCAAGAAAAGGATTGAGTATCAACAGTTGTGATTTCTGGTCACAACATAAT TTGTGCCATGTTCTTCAAAATGACTGTCGTTTCAAAGAAGCCACAAGTTTCATGGAAGCTTGTTCTTCCTCATGGGATTCCTGTTCATCTTTCATGTATGTAATTCTTGATTTTAATTCTATAGTTGTACATGCCTTTCTTGTACTGCTTGTGATTTTCTTGATTAAAATATGCCTTAGGTATACACACAACTGGTGGCATGTTGCTGTTTGTTATTTGGAAGGTgattctcctttaaatagggttctTGAAGTTTATGATGAAAATATTTGGAAGGGATTACTGAGAATTGATGCTGAGCCAGTAGAA GTGTATATCAATGCTTTAGGGTTGCTGCTTAGAATCTACCTGCGCGGCCATACCCATGATATTGTTGATAGGCTGAAGTTGCTGACATCTGCTTTAAAGGATCAG TCCATATGGCATGTTGAATGGTTGCTAGATATACTGGCATTGTGGGCATTGGCTTGCACAAAAGAGACAAATAGAGCAGAGGATTTACTTCACTCAATTAAATCGAG ATTTTCTACATGGAGCAGTCAGAAGCAAAAGTCAATGCAAGCTGCAGTACAG CTTGCAGAAGCTATTTATGAATATGGAAGGAGTAACTTCTTTAAAGTCTTTGATTTGCTTGGTCCAAATTTTGATGCCATTAACTTCAAA ATGATCGGAGCATCTGATGAACAGCTTGATGTCTTCAATGAAGTTTGGTACATAGTCTTGCTGAATAGCGGACAAGTTCCCAAAG CTATTGAAGCCCTGAAAAAGCAAGTTAGCAAAAGGCCAGGAGCACCTTTTCTTTGGCGGTTGCTG GAGAAGGCATATTCTATCGAAGGAATGCCCGATCAGTTTCTCGCGGCCGAAAAGGCCAAGACTTTGGGAGCTGCCTATTTCAGGTAA
- the LOC122045130 gene encoding tetratricopeptide repeat protein 38-like isoform X2 — translation MGGSEEAATRRDRWGYPVRTASGACIDAIDAYYVQVLAYGRDRAVILRAVTHDRSCTLANALAAHFVATKKPQEASRLLHAANASLGNATPYERAVVAAISCLVGDKKDEDLALNRHIELLKEFPKDMLSLKRAQILCFYLGRPVVSLNIVQQVLVHNEGLSYIYGMLSFPLLELGRMTEAEEAARKGLSINSCDFWSQHNLCHVLQNDCRFKEATSFMEACSSSWDSCSSFMYVILDFNSIVVHAFLVLLVIFLIKICLRYTHNWWHVAVCYLEGDSPLNRVLEVYDENIWKGLLRIDAEPVEVYINALGLLLRIYLRGHTHDIVDRLKLLTSALKDQSIWHVEWLLDILALWALACTKETNRAEDLLHSIKSRFSTWSSQKQKSMQAAVQLAEAIYEYGRSNFFKVFDLLGPNFDAINFKMIGASDEQLDVFNEVWYIVLLNSGQVPKAIEALKKQVSKRPGAPFLWRLLEHLNVICLSKFEDLHALLELSCSPFFIF, via the exons atggGCGGTAGTGAGGAGGCGGCGACGCGAAGGGACCGATGGGGGTACCCAGTGAGGACGGCCTCCGGCGCCTGCATCGACGCGATCGACGCCTACTACGTGCAGGTCCTCGCCTACGGCCGCGACCGGGCTGTCATCCTCCGCGCGGTCACCCACGATCGCTCGTGCACCCTAGCTAACGCCCTCGCGGCACACTTCGTGGCGACCAAGAAGCCCCAGGAGGCCTCCCGTCTACTGCATGCCGCCAACGCTTCTTTG GGCAATGCTACACCGTACGAGAGAGCAGTGGTCGCAGCGATCTCATGTTTGGTGGGCGATAAAAAAGACGAGGACTTGGCGCTTAATCGGCACATCGAG ctATTGAAGGAGTTTCCTAAGGATATGTTATCACTCAAGAGAGCACAGATCTTATGTTTCTACTTGGGTCGGCCTGTTGTGTCTCTTAACATAGTTCAACAG GTGCTTGTACACAATGAAGGCCTTAGCTATATCTACGGTATGCTTTCTTTTCCATTGTTGGAGCTTGGGAGAATGACTGAAGCTGAGGAAGCTGCAAGAAAAGGATTGAGTATCAACAGTTGTGATTTCTGGTCACAACATAAT TTGTGCCATGTTCTTCAAAATGACTGTCGTTTCAAAGAAGCCACAAGTTTCATGGAAGCTTGTTCTTCCTCATGGGATTCCTGTTCATCTTTCATGTATGTAATTCTTGATTTTAATTCTATAGTTGTACATGCCTTTCTTGTACTGCTTGTGATTTTCTTGATTAAAATATGCCTTAGGTATACACACAACTGGTGGCATGTTGCTGTTTGTTATTTGGAAGGTgattctcctttaaatagggttctTGAAGTTTATGATGAAAATATTTGGAAGGGATTACTGAGAATTGATGCTGAGCCAGTAGAA GTGTATATCAATGCTTTAGGGTTGCTGCTTAGAATCTACCTGCGCGGCCATACCCATGATATTGTTGATAGGCTGAAGTTGCTGACATCTGCTTTAAAGGATCAG TCCATATGGCATGTTGAATGGTTGCTAGATATACTGGCATTGTGGGCATTGGCTTGCACAAAAGAGACAAATAGAGCAGAGGATTTACTTCACTCAATTAAATCGAG ATTTTCTACATGGAGCAGTCAGAAGCAAAAGTCAATGCAAGCTGCAGTACAG CTTGCAGAAGCTATTTATGAATATGGAAGGAGTAACTTCTTTAAAGTCTTTGATTTGCTTGGTCCAAATTTTGATGCCATTAACTTCAAA ATGATCGGAGCATCTGATGAACAGCTTGATGTCTTCAATGAAGTTTGGTACATAGTCTTGCTGAATAGCGGACAAGTTCCCAAAG CTATTGAAGCCCTGAAAAAGCAAGTTAGCAAAAGGCCAGGAGCACCTTTTCTTTGGCGGTTGCTG GAACATCTGAATGTCATATGTCTCTCCAAATTTGAAGACCTCCATGCTCTTCTAGAGCTCTCTTGTTCTCCCTTTTTCATATTTTGA
- the LOC122045130 gene encoding tetratricopeptide repeat protein 38-like isoform X3: MGGSEEAATRRDRWGYPVRTASGACIDAIDAYYVQVLAYGRDRAVILRAVTHDRSCTLANALAAHFVATKKPQEASRLLHAANASLGNATPYERAVVAAISCLVGDKKDEDLALNRHIELLKEFPKDMLSLKRAQILCFYLGRPVVSLNIVQQVLVHNEGLSYIYGMLSFPLLELGRMTEAEEAARKGLSINSCDFWSQHNLCHVLQNDCRFKEATSFMEACSSSWDSCSSFMYTHNWWHVAVCYLEGDSPLNRVLEVYDENIWKGLLRIDAEPVEVYINALGLLLRIYLRGHTHDIVDRLKLLTSALKDQSIWHVEWLLDILALWALACTKETNRAEDLLHSIKSRFSTWSSQKQKSMQAAVQLAEAIYEYGRSNFFKVFDLLGPNFDAINFKMIGASDEQLDVFNEVWYIVLLNSGQVPKAIEALKKQVSKRPGAPFLWRLLEKAYSIEGMPDQFLAAEKAKTLGAAYFR, from the exons atggGCGGTAGTGAGGAGGCGGCGACGCGAAGGGACCGATGGGGGTACCCAGTGAGGACGGCCTCCGGCGCCTGCATCGACGCGATCGACGCCTACTACGTGCAGGTCCTCGCCTACGGCCGCGACCGGGCTGTCATCCTCCGCGCGGTCACCCACGATCGCTCGTGCACCCTAGCTAACGCCCTCGCGGCACACTTCGTGGCGACCAAGAAGCCCCAGGAGGCCTCCCGTCTACTGCATGCCGCCAACGCTTCTTTG GGCAATGCTACACCGTACGAGAGAGCAGTGGTCGCAGCGATCTCATGTTTGGTGGGCGATAAAAAAGACGAGGACTTGGCGCTTAATCGGCACATCGAG ctATTGAAGGAGTTTCCTAAGGATATGTTATCACTCAAGAGAGCACAGATCTTATGTTTCTACTTGGGTCGGCCTGTTGTGTCTCTTAACATAGTTCAACAG GTGCTTGTACACAATGAAGGCCTTAGCTATATCTACGGTATGCTTTCTTTTCCATTGTTGGAGCTTGGGAGAATGACTGAAGCTGAGGAAGCTGCAAGAAAAGGATTGAGTATCAACAGTTGTGATTTCTGGTCACAACATAAT TTGTGCCATGTTCTTCAAAATGACTGTCGTTTCAAAGAAGCCACAAGTTTCATGGAAGCTTGTTCTTCCTCATGGGATTCCTGTTCATCTTTCAT GTATACACACAACTGGTGGCATGTTGCTGTTTGTTATTTGGAAGGTgattctcctttaaatagggttctTGAAGTTTATGATGAAAATATTTGGAAGGGATTACTGAGAATTGATGCTGAGCCAGTAGAA GTGTATATCAATGCTTTAGGGTTGCTGCTTAGAATCTACCTGCGCGGCCATACCCATGATATTGTTGATAGGCTGAAGTTGCTGACATCTGCTTTAAAGGATCAG TCCATATGGCATGTTGAATGGTTGCTAGATATACTGGCATTGTGGGCATTGGCTTGCACAAAAGAGACAAATAGAGCAGAGGATTTACTTCACTCAATTAAATCGAG ATTTTCTACATGGAGCAGTCAGAAGCAAAAGTCAATGCAAGCTGCAGTACAG CTTGCAGAAGCTATTTATGAATATGGAAGGAGTAACTTCTTTAAAGTCTTTGATTTGCTTGGTCCAAATTTTGATGCCATTAACTTCAAA ATGATCGGAGCATCTGATGAACAGCTTGATGTCTTCAATGAAGTTTGGTACATAGTCTTGCTGAATAGCGGACAAGTTCCCAAAG CTATTGAAGCCCTGAAAAAGCAAGTTAGCAAAAGGCCAGGAGCACCTTTTCTTTGGCGGTTGCTG GAGAAGGCATATTCTATCGAAGGAATGCCCGATCAGTTTCTCGCGGCCGAAAAGGCCAAGACTTTGGGAGCTGCCTATTTCAGGTAA
- the LOC122045131 gene encoding phosphoribosylaminoimidazole carboxylase, chloroplastic-like yields the protein MILHLVPTVARPFCNTYPFPSSAGRKTTLHFSFQSGLKESSSRYPSIQSTPDHICESSLDKHDEITVRGVSDTIVGVLGGGQLGRMLCQAASQMAVKVVTLDPLESCPASSIAYEHVVGKFDDGETVCEFAKRCGVLTVEIEHVDAVTLEKLELQGVDCQPKASTIRIIQDKYLQKVHFSQYGIPLPDFLEIHNLADVEKAGELFGYPLMIKSKRLAYDGRGNAVAYSKEEVPSLVTALGGFEHGLYVERWTPFVKELSVIVARARDHSIRCFPVVETIHRDNICHIVESPADVPDKIKKLAVEIAQKAIGSLEGAGVFAVELFLTKDKQVLLNEVAPRPHNSGHHTIESCYTSQYEQHLRAILGLPLGDPSMKTPAAIMYNILGEDEGNSGFYLAHQLIAKALNLPGVSVHWYDKPEIRKQRKMGHITIVGPSKSSVKARLDSLLERETSGSHDFVTPRVGIIMGSNSDLPTMKDAAVVLKSFGVPYEVTIVSAHRTPDRMFTYASSAKERGIQIIIAGAGGAAHLPGMVASLTSLPVIGVPIKASSLDGIDSLLSIVQMPKGIPVATVAIGNAANAALLAVRILAASDSNLSDRVIKYQNELRDTVLAKATKLEAEGWERYLNE from the exons ATGATTCTTCATCTTGTGCCTACAGTCGCCCGTCCATTCTGCAACACATACCCCTTTCCTTCCAGTGCTGGGAGGAAAACAACCTTACACTTCTCTTTCCAATCCGGATTGAAGGAATCTTCTTCACGGTATCCATCGATTCAATCGACTCCTGATCACATATGTGAGTCTTCTTTGGATAA GCATGATGAGATCACTGTCCGTGGGGTATCAGATACAATTGTTGGTGTATTGGGTGGTGGCCAACTAGGTAGAATGCTATGCCAAGCAGCAAGCCAAATGGCTGTTAAAGTAGTGACTTTGGATCCCCTTGAATCCTGTCCTGCGAGTAGCATAGCTTATGAACATGTAGTGGGGAAATTTGATGATGGTGAGACTGTTTGTGAATTTGCAAAAAG GTGTGGGGTGTTGACAGTTGAGATTGAACATGTTGATGCTGTTACTCTTGAGAAACTTGAATTGCAAGGAGTAGACTGCCAGCCTAAAGCCTCTACAATAAGGATTATACAA GACAAATATCTTCagaaggttcatttttctcagTATGGGATCCCACTTCCTGATTTTTTGGAG ATACATAACCTTGCTGATGTTGAGAAAGCTGGAGAGTTATTTGGTTATCCTTTAATGATTAAGAGCAAGAGGTTGGCCTATGATGGGCGTGGAAATGCTGTTGCTTACAGCAAAGAGGAAGTTCCTTCCCTTGTGACTG CATTGGGAGGATTTGAGCATGGCTTATATGTTGAAAGATGGACCCCATTTGTGAAG GAACTTTCTGTCATTGTAGCCCGGGCTAGAGACCACTCAATCCGATGTTTTCCTGTGGTTGAGACTATTCACAG GGACAACATCTGTCACATTGTTGAATCTCCTGCTGATGTGCCCGACAAGATAAAGAAACTTGCAGTTGAAATTGCTCAAAAAGCTATCGGATCGCTAGAAGGGGCAGGTGTATTTGCGGTAGAACTATTTTTGACAAAGGACAAACAG GTGTTACTGAATGAAGTAGCTCCTAGACCCCATAATAGTGGGCATCACACAATTGAGTCATGCTATACTTCACAATATGAACAGCATCTGCGGGCTATTCTTGGTCTTCCTCTAGGTGATCCATCAATGAAAACCCCAGCGGCAATAATGTACAACATTCTAGGTGAAGATGAG GGAAATTCAGGATTTTACTTAGCTCACCAGCTGATTGCAAAGGCACTAAACTTACCTGGCGTTAGTGTCCACTGGTATGACAAACCAG AAATCCGAAAGCAACGAAAGATGGGTCATATCACAATCGTAGGCCCTTCCAAGAGCAGTGTCAAAGCACGACTTGATTCCCTTCTTGAAAGAGAGACATCAGGAAGTCATGATTTTG TTACTCCACGTGTCGGGATAATCATGGGTTCCAATTCTGATCTTCCTACGATGAAGGATGCTGCTGTGGTGTTGAAAAGTTTTGGAGTGCCATACGAG GTAACAATTGTTTCCGCTCATCGCACGCCGGATAGGATGTTTACTTATGCATCATCTGCCAAAGAAAGAGGAATCCAGATCATAATAGCCGGCGCTGGTGGTGCAGCACATCTACCAG GGATGGTTGCTTCGCTGACCTCGTTACCGGTCATTGGAGTCCCAATAAAAGCATCATCACTGGATGGAATTGATTCCTTATTATCCATTGTCCAA ATGCCGAAGGGAATTCCAGTTGCAACTGTTGCTATTGGAAATGCAGCAAATGCAGCATTACTAGCAGTCAGGATTCTTGCTGCCAGTGATTCCAATTTGTCAGACAG GGTCATCAAATATCAAAATGAGTTGAGGGACACTGTTTTAGCAAAAGCAACAAAACTTGAAGCAGAAGGTTGGGAGAGATACCTAAATGAATGA